From Paraflavitalea devenefica, the proteins below share one genomic window:
- a CDS encoding ThuA domain-containing protein, translating to MKTNLLPHKTFICCVLSLSLLLNGLAQNSTSPFKVIGFYTAKNDPAHISYVQEANKWLAKAAVDNHFVYDSTNNWDNMNARFLAQYQVVLFLDTRPDSPAQRTAFQQYMEQDGAWIGFHFAGFALTPSAFPQNWDWYHNQFLGCGEYKGNTWRPTAAVLRVEDGKHPFTKHLPATFKSAPNEWYSWQKDLRKNPAIKILLSIDSTSFPLGTGPKQHEIWHSGYYPVAWTNTRYRMLYVNMGHNDIDYENKTNKELSFTFANETQNRFILDALLWLGRSKTAVIKNN from the coding sequence ATGAAGACGAACCTGCTGCCCCATAAAACATTCATTTGCTGCGTCCTAAGCCTTAGCCTTTTACTGAATGGCCTGGCGCAGAACAGCACCTCCCCGTTTAAAGTCATTGGGTTTTATACCGCCAAAAACGATCCCGCACACATCAGTTATGTGCAGGAGGCCAATAAATGGCTGGCCAAAGCAGCCGTGGACAATCATTTTGTCTACGACTCCACCAACAACTGGGATAATATGAATGCCCGGTTCCTGGCGCAATACCAGGTCGTGCTTTTTTTAGATACGCGGCCCGATTCACCAGCCCAGCGGACTGCCTTTCAGCAATACATGGAACAGGATGGCGCCTGGATAGGATTTCATTTTGCCGGCTTTGCGCTCACTCCCTCTGCTTTTCCGCAAAACTGGGACTGGTACCACAATCAGTTCCTCGGCTGCGGAGAATACAAGGGTAATACCTGGCGGCCAACAGCAGCCGTGCTGCGGGTGGAAGATGGCAAGCATCCTTTCACCAAACATTTACCGGCCACTTTTAAATCGGCTCCCAATGAATGGTATAGCTGGCAGAAAGACCTGCGCAAAAATCCCGCTATAAAGATCCTGTTGTCTATTGATTCCACCAGCTTTCCCCTGGGCACTGGTCCCAAGCAACATGAAATATGGCACAGTGGTTATTATCCCGTTGCCTGGACCAATACCCGGTACAGGATGCTGTATGTGAACATGGGACACAATGATATCGACTATGAGAACAAGACCAATAAGGAGTTGTCATTCACCTTCGCCAATGAAACACAAAACAGGTTTATCCTCGATGCATTGTTATGGCTGGGCAGGAGTAAAACGGCCGTCATAAAAAATAATTAA
- a CDS encoding VOC family protein, whose amino-acid sequence MATTHSFRGFATINFFAGDMKAAGKWYSELFGVEPYFQRPDADNPAYIEWRLGDYQHEFGIIDSKFMPGGPAANPGGAVLYWHVDDLEGTLERLKAMGAKEHQPIIPRGAGFITASVIDPFGNILGIMTNPHYLEILNKDKLDVFA is encoded by the coding sequence ATGGCTACAACACACTCATTCCGCGGATTTGCCACTATTAATTTCTTTGCCGGCGATATGAAGGCGGCAGGGAAATGGTATTCCGAACTTTTTGGCGTGGAACCCTATTTCCAGCGTCCGGATGCCGATAACCCGGCTTATATAGAATGGCGCCTTGGCGACTACCAGCATGAATTTGGCATTATAGACAGTAAATTCATGCCGGGCGGTCCGGCGGCCAATCCGGGTGGCGCCGTATTATACTGGCATGTGGATGACCTCGAAGGCACGCTTGAAAGACTGAAAGCCATGGGCGCCAAAGAACACCAGCCCATCATTCCCCGGGGAGCAGGTTTCATTACAGCCTCCGTGATAGATCCCTTTGGTAATATCCTGGGCATCATGACGAACCCGCACTACCTGGAAATACTGAATAAAGACAAGCTCGATGTTTTTGCCTAG
- a CDS encoding type II toxin-antitoxin system antitoxin SocA domain-containing protein, producing MRSKLSQKLIGQRLTALRKLKGLSQEDLAKRVQLSRPSLAQIELGNRSVDVLELQKFAEVLGFSLDDFVSKDFSTTEQPEEMMTIDPQQTTMRVSIPALQVDKFRHVLLYVLERCAGKPNVGETVLYKLLYFADFNYYELYEEHLTGARYRKLPYGPVPQKLDTIVNQMVDQNQLQRIKTDYHGYPQTRYIPLEKPDLTLLKASEKEVIDKVIAQFSDWSAAAISAWSHKDMPWLASKEGEDIDYELAFYREAPFTVRNYGNEIEEP from the coding sequence ATGAGATCAAAACTGTCACAAAAGCTGATTGGCCAACGCCTTACAGCACTCAGGAAATTAAAGGGATTATCACAGGAAGACCTTGCCAAAAGAGTACAGCTATCCAGGCCCTCTCTTGCCCAGATTGAATTGGGTAACAGGAGTGTAGATGTACTGGAGCTGCAAAAATTTGCTGAGGTACTTGGTTTTTCATTAGATGATTTTGTATCCAAAGATTTTTCTACCACTGAACAACCTGAAGAAATGATGACAATTGATCCGCAACAAACTACCATGCGTGTTTCCATTCCTGCCCTGCAGGTGGATAAATTCAGGCATGTATTGTTATACGTCCTGGAACGTTGTGCCGGAAAACCGAATGTTGGTGAAACCGTATTATACAAGCTGCTCTATTTCGCAGATTTTAATTATTATGAATTATATGAAGAGCATCTGACCGGGGCCAGGTACCGCAAGTTGCCTTACGGTCCGGTGCCACAAAAGCTGGATACCATTGTAAATCAGATGGTAGATCAAAACCAGTTACAGCGGATCAAAACGGATTATCATGGCTATCCTCAAACCCGCTATATCCCCCTCGAAAAGCCCGATCTTACACTACTAAAAGCGAGTGAGAAAGAAGTAATTGATAAAGTGATCGCCCAGTTTTCCGATTGGTCTGCTGCTGCTATCAGTGCCTGGTCACATAAAGACATGCCCTGGCTTGCCTCCAAAGAAGGAGAAGATATTGACTATGAGCTGGCCTTTTACCGGGAAGCGCCGTTTACAGTACGGAATTATGGTAACGAAATAGAGGAACCATGA
- a CDS encoding alpha-L-fucosidase, whose protein sequence is MLRSFRLRLLHLSCLLLPAGLLAQTTKVAPPAPVLPLPTPQQLAWHEMEMNAFVHFTTNTFTDLEWGYGDEQPAIFNPTQTDAGQWARTLKETGFKTMILTCKHHDGFCLWPSKYTEHSIKHSPYKNGKGDIVREASDACKKYGLKFGVYLSPWDRNRADYGSPSYVTYYRNQLKELFTQYGPVFEMWFDGANGGDGYYGGARERRRINGATYYDWPTTLQMVRGIQPNVIFFSDAGPGVRWVGNERGVAGETNWNTISTDTLYAGKPNINTLLNTGSPDGKQWVPAEVDVSIRPGWFYHAKEDSEVKTPEELFDIYLTSVGRGSTLLLNVPPDRRGLFHENDVKALRGFAALLKKEFAKNLALKAPVKADSYRGKQPAFAARNLTDGNKATYWATDDDKTTGNFEITLPANSTVQYIVLQEYIKLGQRVKTFTVEAWQDGDWKKITEGTTIGYKRILKIAPTKTNKIRVNITDAKACPVISNVEIY, encoded by the coding sequence ATGCTCCGATCATTCAGGCTCCGTTTACTGCACCTCTCCTGCCTGTTGTTGCCGGCAGGATTATTGGCACAAACCACTAAAGTAGCTCCTCCTGCGCCGGTATTGCCCCTCCCTACCCCACAGCAACTGGCCTGGCATGAGATGGAGATGAATGCATTTGTGCATTTTACTACCAACACTTTTACCGATCTTGAATGGGGCTATGGCGATGAGCAGCCTGCTATTTTCAATCCCACGCAAACAGATGCGGGACAATGGGCAAGAACCCTGAAGGAAACAGGTTTCAAGACAATGATCTTGACCTGTAAGCACCACGATGGATTTTGCCTGTGGCCCAGTAAATACACAGAACACTCCATTAAACACAGTCCTTATAAAAACGGAAAGGGCGATATTGTAAGAGAAGCCAGCGATGCCTGTAAGAAATATGGATTGAAGTTTGGCGTGTATTTATCCCCCTGGGACAGGAACCGGGCCGATTATGGTTCTCCCTCGTATGTTACTTACTACCGTAACCAGTTGAAGGAACTGTTCACCCAATATGGTCCTGTTTTTGAAATGTGGTTTGATGGCGCCAATGGCGGTGACGGTTACTATGGCGGCGCGCGGGAAAGAAGAAGGATCAATGGCGCTACCTATTACGACTGGCCCACTACGTTACAGATGGTGCGTGGTATACAACCCAATGTTATTTTCTTCAGCGATGCAGGACCCGGTGTACGCTGGGTAGGTAATGAACGCGGTGTGGCAGGAGAAACCAACTGGAATACCATTTCCACTGATACTTTATATGCCGGCAAACCCAATATCAATACATTACTGAATACCGGTTCACCCGATGGCAAGCAATGGGTGCCTGCTGAAGTGGATGTGTCTATCAGGCCCGGCTGGTTCTATCATGCCAAAGAAGACAGCGAGGTAAAAACACCGGAGGAATTGTTTGATATCTATTTGACCTCCGTAGGACGTGGTTCTACCTTGTTGCTGAATGTTCCTCCTGACCGCCGCGGACTGTTTCATGAGAATGATGTGAAAGCATTGCGCGGATTTGCGGCCCTGCTGAAGAAGGAATTTGCAAAGAACCTGGCACTGAAAGCACCGGTAAAAGCAGACAGCTACCGGGGTAAACAGCCGGCCTTTGCTGCCCGCAATCTTACTGATGGCAACAAAGCAACTTATTGGGCTACTGATGATGATAAAACTACCGGCAACTTTGAAATTACACTGCCTGCCAATTCCACGGTACAATACATTGTATTGCAGGAATACATTAAGCTGGGACAACGTGTGAAGACATTTACAGTAGAAGCCTGGCAGGATGGTGACTGGAAAAAGATAACAGAAGGTACTACCATCGGATACAAACGCATATTAAAAATCGCTCCCACAAAAACCAATAAGATCAGGGTAAACATAACAGATGCCAAGGCCTGCCCGGTCATCTCGAACGTAGAAATATATTAA
- a CDS encoding polysaccharide lyase, whose protein sequence is MQIKINAHYAAMLLLFLGMATLSCKKQPVQEPVTNETPTIGATPEETGLDAINSTFSENWDGYAHGSTYTTAQASGDFGNISGWNESRSMISNGNLRVTLEPNALSGAGGIVSNIDVSDGSAYELDFSIRFHSQFDWSRGGKVGFGFAIGEGNAGGDPAWDGNGGTLRLMWYNNNGRVYFHPYVYHRDQIDEYGDNFGKSYPSSGSLVKGQTYNVHMYIKSNTGSSTNGRAQILVDGNTLLDIPIRWTTNDAQRLIKKVTFHTFRGGSQSYWMSPTVGYIYYDNLSVHKISN, encoded by the coding sequence ATGCAAATCAAAATCAATGCACATTATGCAGCTATGCTACTCCTATTTCTGGGCATGGCCACTCTATCCTGTAAAAAGCAACCTGTTCAGGAACCGGTTACCAATGAAACGCCCACTATCGGCGCTACACCGGAAGAAACGGGCCTGGATGCCATTAACAGCACTTTCTCTGAAAACTGGGACGGTTATGCCCACGGCAGTACTTATACTACCGCGCAGGCATCAGGCGATTTTGGAAATATCAGCGGGTGGAATGAATCCCGTTCTATGATCTCCAATGGCAACCTGCGGGTAACGCTTGAGCCCAATGCCCTTTCAGGGGCCGGCGGGATTGTGAGCAATATTGATGTTTCTGACGGCTCTGCTTATGAGCTGGATTTTTCCATTCGTTTTCACAGCCAGTTCGACTGGAGCCGGGGAGGAAAAGTTGGCTTCGGCTTTGCCATTGGTGAAGGCAATGCCGGCGGCGATCCTGCCTGGGATGGTAATGGCGGTACCCTGCGCCTGATGTGGTACAATAACAATGGCCGCGTTTATTTCCATCCTTATGTGTATCACAGGGACCAGATTGATGAGTATGGAGATAATTTTGGTAAGTCTTACCCTTCTTCAGGAAGCCTTGTCAAGGGACAAACCTATAATGTACACATGTATATTAAGAGCAATACCGGCAGCAGTACCAATGGCCGGGCGCAGATACTGGTAGATGGCAATACGCTGCTGGATATTCCCATACGATGGACTACCAATGATGCACAACGCTTAATTAAGAAAGTGACCTTCCATACCTTCCGTGGCGGCAGCCAAAGTTATTGGATGTCACCCACTGTTGGGTATATCTATTACGATAACCTGTCCGTACACAAGATCAGTAATTAG
- a CDS encoding XdhC family protein, with amino-acid sequence MKEIEDIIQSWKKAQEAGKKTALATVVHVEGSSYRRPGARMLVTEDGELTGAISGGCLEGDALRKALLAISQQQNKLVTYDTTDEDDIQFGVQLGCNGIVHILFEPIDPAITNHPVALLEKAMSTGKETVIVTLFSLAAYDGIQPGTCLLHANGVVHSSLANPVWEKVTGNDIQEVLHTNTSLLREYKLDENITSGLIELVKPPVSLIIVGAGNDALPLVKMANTLGWHTTIVDGRPGHANRQRFPDARYIITGKPAVAMEQIRPGAQTAFVLMTHNYNYDKSMLQLLLGQPYDYIGVLGPGRKLERMLKELEEETGIAVTDAMLSNIYGPTGLDIGSETAEEIALSIMAEIKMVLSARVGNSLRDKKGSIHQHEQYLLQHPKATNPTTDPVSCTITEQLSNNNTSTV; translated from the coding sequence ATGAAAGAAATAGAAGACATTATACAATCCTGGAAAAAGGCGCAGGAGGCCGGCAAAAAAACTGCCCTGGCTACCGTAGTGCATGTGGAAGGCTCCTCTTACCGCAGGCCGGGCGCCCGGATGCTGGTAACAGAAGATGGTGAGCTTACCGGCGCTATCAGTGGCGGCTGCCTGGAAGGTGATGCGCTCCGGAAAGCATTACTGGCCATCTCACAACAGCAGAACAAACTCGTTACCTACGATACCACCGATGAAGATGATATACAGTTCGGCGTACAGTTGGGCTGTAATGGTATTGTACACATCCTCTTTGAGCCTATTGATCCGGCGATCACCAATCACCCGGTAGCGTTGCTGGAAAAAGCGATGTCAACAGGAAAGGAGACTGTCATAGTAACGCTGTTCTCCCTCGCCGCTTATGATGGTATTCAACCCGGCACCTGTTTACTGCATGCCAATGGCGTTGTTCACAGCAGCCTGGCTAATCCTGTTTGGGAAAAAGTTACCGGCAACGATATACAGGAAGTGTTACATACCAACACCTCCCTATTGCGTGAATACAAGCTGGATGAAAATATTACCAGCGGGCTGATTGAGTTAGTAAAGCCACCGGTATCGCTCATCATTGTGGGCGCGGGAAATGATGCCTTACCCCTGGTAAAAATGGCCAACACACTTGGGTGGCATACTACCATCGTGGATGGCAGGCCGGGACATGCCAACCGGCAGCGGTTTCCCGATGCACGGTATATCATTACCGGCAAGCCTGCCGTTGCTATGGAACAAATACGGCCAGGCGCTCAAACAGCCTTTGTGCTCATGACGCACAACTACAACTACGATAAGTCCATGCTGCAATTACTGCTCGGGCAGCCTTACGATTATATAGGTGTATTGGGGCCGGGCAGAAAACTGGAGCGTATGCTCAAAGAACTGGAAGAAGAAACAGGCATCGCCGTCACCGATGCTATGCTCAGCAACATTTATGGCCCCACCGGACTTGATATTGGCTCAGAGACTGCCGAAGAGATCGCTTTATCCATCATGGCCGAAATAAAAATGGTGTTGTCTGCCAGGGTTGGCAATTCCCTGCGTGATAAAAAAGGTTCTATCCATCAACATGAGCAATACCTGTTGCAGCATCCTAAAGCTACCAATCCTACTACTGACCCGGTAAGCTGCACCATCACGGAACAACTATCCAATAACAATACATCTACTGTATGA
- a CDS encoding glutamate-5-semialdehyde dehydrogenase, whose product MKTVLPLLIKTHRAATSLQALSNQQLQQLLRALGDELVLQTKALLKANAKDLARQAPDNPRNDRLLLTEQRIKNIANSIKKVAKLPDPTGKVLEKRTLPNGLQLQKISVPLGVVGAIYESRPNVTFDIAALCLRSRNASVLKGSSEAADTNELGVKLIKKVLKEHGVNPDVVTLLPPAREVVDQLFTATKYIDVLIPRGSDSLIQYVRKNSLVPVIETGAGVCHVYVEGKANLKKAVDIVVNAKTSRPSVCNSADAILVDKKIARTFLQQLQPAFKAHAVEIFADKTAYDLLKGYPHLQPAKTADFGREFLSLKCAIKVVEGIEEALDHIATYSTKHSEAIVSEDKKTCERFIRDVDAAAVYTNASTRFTDGEEFGLGAEIGISTQKLHARGPFALEKLVTEKWVVRGNGQVR is encoded by the coding sequence ATGAAAACAGTATTACCCTTACTGATAAAAACACACCGGGCAGCAACCAGTCTGCAGGCACTATCCAACCAGCAATTACAGCAGTTGTTGCGGGCATTGGGCGATGAACTCGTATTGCAAACAAAGGCCTTACTGAAAGCCAATGCGAAAGACCTGGCCCGGCAGGCCCCTGATAATCCCCGTAACGACCGGCTGCTCTTAACGGAACAACGGATAAAGAACATTGCCAACAGTATAAAAAAGGTAGCCAAACTACCCGACCCTACGGGCAAAGTATTGGAGAAAAGAACGTTGCCCAATGGCTTGCAGCTACAAAAAATAAGTGTGCCATTGGGTGTGGTAGGCGCTATTTATGAATCAAGGCCCAATGTAACCTTTGACATTGCCGCCCTTTGCCTGCGCAGCCGCAATGCCAGCGTACTCAAAGGCAGCAGTGAAGCAGCCGATACCAATGAACTGGGCGTTAAGCTCATTAAAAAAGTATTGAAAGAACACGGCGTTAACCCCGATGTAGTAACCTTGTTGCCTCCTGCAAGGGAAGTAGTGGACCAGCTTTTTACCGCCACCAAATACATTGATGTATTAATACCTCGTGGTTCCGACAGCCTGATACAATATGTGCGTAAGAACAGCCTGGTGCCGGTTATTGAAACAGGCGCCGGTGTATGCCATGTATACGTAGAAGGTAAAGCCAACCTGAAGAAGGCAGTGGATATTGTAGTCAATGCGAAAACATCCCGGCCATCAGTATGTAATTCCGCAGATGCCATACTGGTAGATAAGAAGATCGCCAGGACCTTCCTGCAACAATTACAACCAGCTTTTAAAGCGCATGCCGTAGAAATATTTGCAGACAAGACCGCTTATGACCTGCTGAAAGGTTATCCTCATTTACAGCCCGCAAAAACAGCCGATTTTGGCCGCGAATTCCTGAGCCTGAAATGCGCCATTAAAGTAGTGGAAGGAATAGAGGAAGCACTGGACCATATAGCCACCTACTCTACCAAACATTCCGAAGCCATTGTATCGGAAGATAAAAAAACCTGTGAGCGTTTCATCCGCGACGTGGATGCCGCTGCTGTGTATACCAATGCTTCCACCCGCTTTACGGATGGAGAAGAGTTTGGCCTCGGTGCAGAAATTGGTATCTCCACGCAAAAGCTGCATGCCCGCGGCCCCTTTGCCCTGGAAAAACTGGTCACAGAAAAATGGGTAGTACGGGGTAATGGGCAGGTAAGATGA
- a CDS encoding nucleotidyltransferase family protein codes for MTTALLLLAAGASSRMGQPKMFLTWQGKTFLEHTVSAAAAISKPVFVVTGEHTRAIATALQHYEVQLIPNEQWQEGMGTSVAAGVTGMTQAGFTPDALIIAVCDQPFITTELLQQMIAEKERSGKGIVGCSYDNTIGTPVLFDKQYFPALQQLNGQQGAKRLLQQFPEEVATIPFPLGSIDIDTPEDYERLKNLSP; via the coding sequence ATGACCACTGCCCTGCTATTACTGGCGGCGGGCGCTTCCTCGCGCATGGGACAGCCCAAGATGTTCCTGACCTGGCAGGGCAAAACTTTCCTGGAGCATACGGTATCGGCTGCGGCTGCCATCAGCAAACCTGTTTTTGTGGTCACCGGCGAACATACCCGCGCTATTGCAACAGCCTTACAACACTACGAAGTACAGTTAATACCCAATGAACAATGGCAGGAAGGCATGGGCACCTCTGTGGCTGCAGGTGTAACCGGCATGACACAGGCAGGATTTACGCCGGATGCCCTTATCATTGCGGTGTGCGATCAGCCTTTTATTACTACTGAACTGTTGCAGCAAATGATCGCTGAAAAAGAAAGGTCGGGCAAAGGAATAGTAGGCTGCAGCTATGACAATACGATTGGCACGCCGGTACTATTTGATAAGCAGTACTTTCCGGCCTTGCAACAACTGAATGGACAACAAGGCGCTAAACGCCTCCTACAACAATTCCCGGAAGAAGTGGCCACCATTCCCTTTCCCCTGGGAAGTATAGACATTGATACGCCGGAAGATTATGAGCGGCTGAAGAATTTGTCACCCTGA
- the proB gene encoding glutamate 5-kinase, which yields MSAKVLVVKLGTAVISNQEGNIDTGIIKKVADEIALLSRKYRLVLVSSGAVGSGKKFLQDYKGTLSERKAAAAVGNPILIQLYARYFSQHGITVAQALCERVHFSNRNQFLQLKETFITFWKNGIIPVVNENDLVSNVEIKFSDNDELATLIAIGFDASSLILCTSTGGLLDDQKQIIPRIEKVTSVMKYVSTETSGVGLGGMLSKLTFTRLATSLGIRVIICGLKGEAPLTAALEERNGSCFVPQSSTLGARQKWLASGSITLGTIYVDKGAAKALLSRKSLLTVGITSVAGKFATGEVVQLIDEEGNLLGVAKTKADAKAINTQLTVKNVIAAHADDIVLF from the coding sequence ATGTCCGCGAAAGTTTTAGTGGTTAAGCTGGGAACAGCGGTGATCAGCAACCAGGAAGGGAATATAGACACAGGTATTATCAAAAAAGTAGCCGATGAGATAGCCCTGCTGAGCCGTAAATACCGGTTGGTACTGGTTTCCAGTGGTGCAGTGGGCAGCGGTAAGAAATTTCTGCAGGATTATAAAGGCACTTTATCCGAACGCAAGGCAGCAGCAGCGGTGGGCAATCCCATTCTCATACAACTATATGCCCGGTATTTTAGTCAGCATGGCATTACGGTGGCCCAGGCCCTTTGTGAGCGCGTGCACTTTTCCAATCGCAACCAGTTCCTGCAGTTAAAAGAAACATTTATTACTTTCTGGAAAAACGGGATTATACCCGTCGTGAATGAGAATGACCTGGTGAGCAATGTGGAGATCAAGTTTTCTGACAATGATGAACTGGCTACCCTGATAGCAATTGGCTTCGATGCCAGTTCTCTTATTTTATGCACTTCCACCGGTGGTTTGCTGGACGATCAGAAACAGATCATTCCTCGTATCGAGAAGGTAACATCCGTCATGAAATATGTAAGCACAGAGACCAGTGGCGTGGGCCTGGGCGGTATGCTTTCCAAACTCACCTTTACCCGGCTGGCCACTTCATTGGGCATACGGGTGATCATTTGTGGTTTGAAGGGAGAAGCGCCGCTTACAGCAGCACTGGAAGAGCGCAACGGGTCTTGTTTTGTACCACAATCCTCTACCCTTGGCGCCCGCCAGAAATGGCTGGCCAGTGGCTCTATTACCCTGGGAACAATTTATGTAGATAAAGGTGCGGCTAAAGCCTTACTGTCCAGGAAAAGTCTGCTCACAGTAGGTATTACCTCCGTGGCCGGTAAATTTGCAACCGGAGAGGTGGTGCAATTGATTGATGAGGAAGGCAATCTGCTTGGCGTAGCCAAAACCAAAGCTGATGCGAAAGCCATCAATACCCAGCTTACCGTGAAGAATGTAATTGCAGCGCATGCTGATGACATCGTTTTATTTTAA
- a CDS encoding SMP-30/gluconolactonase/LRE family protein, with protein MIINRSFLLLVSISCALCSVSCSTAGKASAPLVTDTLSPVYENASPTLIARQFSFTEGPAVDKQGNIFFTDQPNDKIWKYDTEGKLSLFLDKTGRSNGLSFDKKGNLIACADAENELWSIAPDGKVTVLMSNYEGKKMNGPNDLWLDRKGGIYFTDPYYQRKYWTRQKAELDKQQVYYLAPGTKDPVMVAGDFTRPNGIVGSKDGKTLYVADIGAGKIYKYQVNKDATLSNRELFASQAADGMTLDQEGHLYAAGNGVTVYNSQGKQIAHVDIPEKWTANLCFGGKNRDQLFITASTAIYTLRMRVKGIE; from the coding sequence ATGATCATCAACCGCTCCTTTTTGCTACTTGTATCAATAAGTTGCGCCCTGTGTTCTGTCTCTTGCAGCACCGCGGGAAAAGCCTCCGCTCCTCTTGTTACAGATACACTATCACCGGTATATGAAAATGCCAGTCCAACGTTGATTGCCCGTCAATTCAGTTTTACAGAAGGGCCTGCTGTAGATAAACAGGGTAATATCTTTTTCACCGATCAGCCCAATGATAAGATCTGGAAATATGATACAGAGGGAAAGCTCTCCCTGTTCCTGGATAAAACAGGAAGGTCGAATGGGTTATCCTTTGATAAAAAGGGAAATCTCATTGCCTGTGCTGATGCGGAAAATGAATTATGGTCCATTGCACCTGATGGTAAAGTCACCGTGCTCATGAGTAATTACGAAGGAAAGAAAATGAATGGCCCCAACGATCTGTGGCTTGACCGCAAGGGAGGTATCTACTTTACAGATCCTTATTATCAACGTAAATACTGGACCCGCCAGAAGGCAGAGTTGGATAAACAACAGGTATATTACCTGGCCCCCGGAACAAAAGACCCTGTAATGGTAGCCGGCGATTTCACCCGGCCCAATGGCATTGTAGGCAGCAAGGATGGTAAAACCCTGTATGTAGCGGATATAGGCGCAGGCAAGATCTATAAATACCAGGTCAATAAAGATGCTACGCTGAGCAACCGCGAGCTCTTTGCCTCCCAGGCAGCAGATGGTATGACGCTGGACCAGGAAGGGCATCTGTATGCTGCCGGCAATGGCGTAACCGTGTACAACTCCCAGGGAAAGCAGATTGCGCATGTTGATATACCGGAAAAGTGGACTGCCAATCTTTGTTTTGGTGGTAAGAACAGGGATCAATTGTTCATCACTGCATCTACTGCCATCTATACTTTGCGTATGCGTGTGAAAGGAATAGAATAA